In Salmo trutta chromosome 28, fSalTru1.1, whole genome shotgun sequence, one DNA window encodes the following:
- the dedd gene encoding death effector domain-containing protein, with product MTSQQHPLPNANVNPPLLVPQNSSAHHSRPHIHPNQLDSTQSSAAGHLAPHRGLMGGVGSSSVGTSSGVAVNRGASASCTNSAISRRLSSGRFEPWPEEAVDNAYGLYSLHRMFDIVGAQLTHRDVRVLSFLFVDVIDEYERGGIRSGRDFLLALERQGRCDETNFRHVLQLLRIITRHDLLPYVTLRKRQTVCPDPVDKYLEETSVRYVSPRGGESREAAPHRRTGPQPVICCSPSGPQVGPPRTKPGPPLPSRKRKRAHTTGDCREKQTCDIRLRVRAEYCQHESALQGNVFSNKQEALERQFERFNQANTILKSRDLGSIICDIKFSELTYLDAFWRDYINGSLLEALKGVFITDSLKQAVGHEAIKLLVNVDEEDYQAGRRKLLRNLVNGGGAGAGAAAAPEGSRGTPSS from the exons ATGACCTCACAGCAGCATCCCCTCCCCAATGCAAACGTCAACCCTCCCCTCCTTGTCCCCCAGAACTCTTCAGCTCACCACAGTAGGCCTCACATTCACCCAAACCAGCTGGACTCTACTCAGAGTAGTGCTGCGGGGCACCTTGCCCCCCACAGAGGTCTGATGGGCGGTGTGGGGTCCTCATCAgtggggacctccagtggagtgGCAGTGAACAGGGGTGCCTCGGCCTCCTGCACTAACTCTGCCATTTCCAGGAGGCTCTCGTCGGGACGCTTCGAACCCTGGCCTGAGGAGGCCGTAGACAACGCTTACGGCTTGTACTCGCTGCACCGCATGTTTGACATAGTGGGAGCCCAGCTCACGCACCGTGACGTGCGAGTGCTCTCCTTCCTGTTCGTGGACGTCATCGACGAGTATGAGCGAGGAGGCATTAGGAGCGGCCGGGACTTCTTGCTAGCTCTGGAGCGCCAGGGGCGCTGTGATGAGACCAACTTCAGACACGTCCTGCAGCTGCTCCGCATCATCACACGGCACGACCTGCTGCCCTACGTCACACTCAGGAAGAGACAGACCG TGTGCCCAGACCCAGTGGATAAGTACCTGGAAGAGACGTCGGTGCGTTATGTGTCccccagaggaggagagagcagggaggctGCACCCCATAGGAGGACAG GCCCCCAACCAGTAATATGCTGTTCTCCATCGGGGCCCCAGGTGGGCCCCCCCCGTACCAAGCCAGGCCCCCCATTACCTAGCCGCAAAAGGAAGAGGGCCCACACcacaggagactgcagggagaaGCAAACCTGTG ACATCCGCCTACGAGTGCGCGCCGAGTACTGCCAGCATGAATCAGCGCTTCAGGGAAACGTCTTCTCCAACAAGCAGGAGGCTCTGGAGAGGCAGTTTGAGAGGTTCAACCAGGCAAACACTATTCTCAAGTCCCGGGACCTGGGCTCCATCATTTGTGACATCAAGTTCTCGGAGCTCACATACCTAGATGCTTTCTGGCGGGATTACATCAATGGCTCCCTGCTAGAGGCCCTGAAGGGCGTCTTCATCACAGACTCACTCAAACAGGCGGTGGGCCATGAGGCCATCAAACTGCTGGTCAATGTGGATGAGGAGGACTATCAGGCCGGCCGCCGCAAGCTGCTCCGGAACCTGGTCAATGGAGGTGGGGCTGGGGCCGGGGCTGCTGCCGCACCCGAAGGGAGCAGAGGGACTCCATCCTCCTAG